In a single window of the Serratia quinivorans genome:
- the yvoA_1 gene encoding HTH-type transcriptional repressor yvoA, giving the protein MATICQILASRIADGEFNADGKLPSERALSEQFSTTRITLQEALGQLEAQGVIYRQVRRGWFISPPRLVYNPLQRSHFHAMAQQQGRDAHTEVIDAATLPLYGSLCQRLDLPPGSEIYRIRRLRYIDDRAVLYCEHYLNPAYFAGILDEDLTQSLTGLYAERYGIRYGRVRFDMLPTLLPQEAATMLKVTYGSPALFITRVNRDQHDRVIDCDLEYWRYDALHIDVEAQ; this is encoded by the coding sequence GTGGCGACCATTTGCCAGATTCTGGCCAGCCGTATCGCCGACGGGGAGTTCAACGCCGACGGCAAACTGCCTTCCGAGCGAGCCCTGAGCGAACAGTTTTCCACCACCCGCATTACGCTGCAGGAAGCACTCGGCCAGTTGGAGGCGCAGGGTGTGATTTACCGTCAGGTCAGGCGTGGCTGGTTTATTTCGCCGCCCCGGCTGGTGTACAACCCGTTGCAACGCAGCCATTTCCACGCCATGGCGCAGCAGCAGGGACGCGATGCCCATACCGAAGTGATCGACGCCGCCACTCTGCCGCTGTACGGCAGCCTGTGCCAACGCTTGGATCTGCCCCCCGGTAGCGAGATCTACCGCATTCGTCGGCTGCGCTATATCGACGATCGTGCGGTGTTGTACTGCGAGCACTACCTCAATCCCGCCTATTTTGCCGGTATCCTGGACGAAGATTTAACCCAGTCGCTGACCGGGCTGTACGCCGAACGCTACGGTATTCGTTATGGCCGGGTGCGTTTCGATATGCTGCCCACCCTGCTGCCACAGGAAGCGGCCACCATGCTGAAAGTAACCTACGGCAGCCCGGCGTTGTTTATTACCCGGGTTAACCGCGATCAGCACGATCGGGTGATTGATTGTGATTTGGAATATTGGCGTTACGACGCGCTGCACATTGACGTGGAGGCGCAATGA
- the sbp_2 gene encoding Sulfate starvation-induced protein 2 produces MKRLCASVLTSAIILSSQTSWAADSDLAALAQAAKKEGEVNSVGMPDSWANWKDTWQDLLSKYGLKHADTDMSSAQEIAKFDAEKSNATADIGDVGAAFGPIAVQKGVTQPYKPSTWDQVPDWAKDKDGHWALAYTGTIAFIINKKQVKEIPHSWADLLKGTYQVTIGDVGTASQAASGVLAATYAMGGNEKNLKPGLEFFGKLAKAGRLSLSNPVIASLEKGEVQVGVVWDFNGLNYRDQIDKTRFEVLIPSDGSITSGYTTIINKYAKHPNAAKLAREYIFSDAGQINLARGYARPIRAEHLTLPDDVKAKLLPAEQYKNAHPIADPAAWEQSAKTLPRQWQENVIMFMQQ; encoded by the coding sequence ATGAAACGTTTGTGCGCTTCTGTGTTAACCAGTGCCATTATCCTGTCCAGCCAGACCAGCTGGGCTGCCGATTCCGATCTGGCGGCGCTGGCACAGGCTGCCAAGAAGGAAGGGGAAGTCAACAGCGTCGGCATGCCGGACAGCTGGGCCAACTGGAAAGACACCTGGCAGGATCTGCTCAGCAAGTATGGCCTGAAACATGCCGATACCGACATGAGCTCGGCGCAGGAAATCGCCAAGTTCGATGCCGAAAAGAGCAACGCTACGGCGGATATCGGTGATGTGGGCGCGGCATTCGGCCCGATCGCGGTACAAAAAGGGGTGACCCAGCCGTACAAGCCATCCACCTGGGATCAGGTGCCTGACTGGGCGAAAGACAAAGACGGTCATTGGGCGCTGGCCTATACCGGCACCATTGCTTTCATCATCAACAAGAAACAGGTGAAAGAGATCCCGCATAGCTGGGCGGATCTGCTGAAAGGAACCTATCAGGTCACTATCGGTGACGTGGGTACCGCCTCGCAGGCGGCCAGCGGCGTATTGGCGGCCACTTACGCCATGGGCGGCAATGAGAAGAACCTGAAGCCGGGCCTGGAATTCTTCGGCAAGCTGGCGAAAGCCGGCCGTTTGAGCCTGAGCAACCCGGTGATCGCCTCACTGGAAAAAGGCGAAGTCCAGGTCGGCGTAGTTTGGGACTTTAACGGCCTTAACTACCGTGACCAGATCGACAAAACCCGCTTTGAAGTGCTGATCCCGTCCGACGGCTCAATCACCTCAGGCTACACCACCATCATCAACAAATACGCCAAGCACCCGAACGCCGCCAAACTGGCGCGTGAATACATCTTCTCCGACGCCGGCCAGATCAACCTGGCGCGTGGCTACGCCCGTCCCATCCGTGCCGAACATCTGACGCTGCCGGACGATGTCAAAGCCAAGCTGTTGCCTGCTGAACAATATAAAAATGCTCACCCAATCGCCGATCCGGCGGCCTGGGAGCAAAGCGCCAAAACGCTGCCGCGCCAGTGGCAGGAAAACGTCATTATGTTTATGCAGCAGTGA
- a CDS encoding Type I phosphodiesterase / nucleotide pyrophosphatase, translating to MKTILVLLDGLNYQVAHDAMGYLQAECAAGRGRLYQLESELPSLSRPLYECILTGVPPVESGVVHNQVSRLSEQQSVFHYARAAGLTTAAAAYHWFSELYNRTPFDAARDRHTDDAELPIQHGHFYYDDRYPDSHLFDDAESLRRRHQPDFLLIHPMNIDDAGHRFGLSSPQYRNSARNADGVLSRYLADWLADGYQVMVTADHGMNDDRSHGGVLPEERQVPLFVFGSAFSQNDADPQQTDLCGTLCELLQVAHDKPRCRALLA from the coding sequence ATGAAAACGATCCTCGTACTGCTGGACGGGCTGAACTATCAGGTGGCGCATGATGCCATGGGCTATCTGCAGGCCGAATGTGCGGCAGGGCGCGGACGGTTATATCAATTGGAGAGCGAGCTTCCCTCGCTCTCCCGCCCGCTGTATGAGTGCATCCTCACTGGCGTGCCGCCGGTGGAGAGTGGCGTGGTGCATAACCAGGTATCGCGCCTCTCAGAGCAGCAAAGCGTGTTTCACTATGCGCGCGCCGCAGGGCTAACCACCGCTGCGGCCGCCTACCATTGGTTCAGTGAGCTGTATAACCGCACCCCGTTTGATGCCGCCCGCGATCGCCATACCGACGATGCCGAGTTGCCGATCCAGCACGGCCATTTTTATTACGACGACCGCTACCCGGACTCCCATCTGTTTGATGACGCGGAAAGTTTACGCCGCCGTCATCAGCCCGATTTCCTGCTGATCCACCCGATGAACATTGATGATGCCGGGCACCGCTTCGGCCTGTCTTCGCCGCAATACCGCAATTCGGCGCGCAATGCTGACGGCGTGCTGTCGCGCTATTTGGCCGATTGGTTGGCCGACGGTTATCAGGTGATGGTTACCGCCGATCACGGCATGAATGACGATCGCAGCCACGGCGGCGTGTTGCCGGAAGAGCGTCAGGTGCCGCTGTTTGTCTTCGGCAGCGCATTTAGCCAAAACGATGCCGACCCGCAGCAAACCGACCTGTGCGGCACGCTGTGCGAACTGCTGCAGGTGGCACACGACAAGCCACGCTGCCGTGCGCTGTTGGCATAA
- the cysW_2 gene encoding Sulfate transport system permease protein CysW, translated as MKAKWIAALCLLPFILLFGAFQIAPLVWIAVSSFFSQTSGWGLGNYVDVLTSPFYLQAFQFSLEISLWSSVYGLLIALVGSYSLRQLGQTRFHDFVMSFTNMTSNFAGVPLAFAFVILLGLNGCLTLLLRKYGLMESFNLYSKTGLIVLYTYFQIPLGVLLLYPAFDALREDWRESASLLGASPWRYWRHIGLPVLAPALMGTFVILLANALGAYATVYALTTGNFNVIPIRISALVAGDISLDPNLASALAMLLVAMMAFITLIHQWLLRRSYLNARS; from the coding sequence ATGAAAGCCAAGTGGATTGCCGCCTTGTGCCTGTTGCCGTTTATCCTGCTGTTTGGTGCGTTCCAAATCGCGCCGCTGGTGTGGATTGCGGTCAGCAGTTTTTTCAGCCAAACCAGCGGCTGGGGGCTGGGCAACTATGTTGATGTGTTGACCTCGCCGTTCTATCTGCAGGCGTTTCAGTTCTCGCTGGAGATTTCTCTCTGGTCGAGCGTCTATGGGCTGTTAATCGCCCTGGTGGGCAGTTACTCACTGCGCCAGCTGGGTCAGACGCGGTTCCATGATTTTGTGATGTCGTTTACCAACATGACCAGCAACTTCGCCGGGGTGCCGTTGGCGTTTGCCTTCGTCATCCTGCTGGGGCTGAATGGCTGCCTGACGCTACTGCTGCGCAAATACGGCCTGATGGAGAGTTTTAACCTTTACTCCAAAACCGGGCTGATTGTGCTCTACACCTACTTCCAGATCCCGCTCGGCGTGCTGCTGCTGTACCCGGCGTTTGATGCGCTGCGCGAAGACTGGCGCGAATCGGCATCTTTGCTCGGAGCCAGTCCGTGGCGCTATTGGCGGCATATTGGCCTGCCGGTGCTGGCACCGGCGCTGATGGGCACCTTTGTCATCCTGTTGGCCAACGCATTGGGTGCTTATGCCACAGTCTATGCGCTGACCACCGGCAATTTTAACGTTATCCCCATCCGGATCTCGGCGCTGGTGGCGGGGGACATCTCTCTCGATCCTAACCTGGCCAGTGCGCTGGCGATGCTGCTGGTGGCGATGATGGCGTTTATCACTCTGATCCATCAGTGGCTGCTGCGCAGGAGTTACCTCAATGCACGCTCATAA
- the cysW_3 gene encoding Sulfate transport system permease protein CysW: MSRFETGYHRVVSGLLLLILLLPLAATLIYALATQWGATILPDGFTLKWLVTLWSDPRFLLALWHSLLICFGTLVLAVVVILPMMFVIAYYFPKLDAVMNVLILLPFAVPPVVSAVGLMQLFAADPLPLLGTPWILIGCYFSIALPFIYRAISNNMQAINLRDLMDAAHLLGASTWKAALLVVLPNLRKGGMIAVLLSFSFLIGEFVFANLLVGSQYETLQVYLFNMRNGSGHFTSALVISYFAVVLIVTWLANLLNKNKG, translated from the coding sequence ATGTCGCGTTTTGAAACCGGCTATCACCGCGTGGTGAGCGGCTTGCTGCTGCTGATCCTGCTGTTACCGCTGGCGGCGACGCTGATTTATGCGCTGGCCACCCAATGGGGCGCGACCATACTGCCGGACGGTTTTACCCTGAAATGGCTGGTGACGTTATGGAGCGATCCGCGTTTCCTGCTGGCGCTATGGCACTCGCTGCTGATCTGCTTTGGCACTTTGGTGCTGGCAGTGGTGGTGATTTTGCCGATGATGTTTGTGATTGCTTACTATTTCCCCAAGCTGGATGCGGTAATGAACGTGCTGATCCTGCTGCCATTCGCCGTGCCGCCAGTGGTGTCGGCGGTCGGGCTGATGCAACTGTTCGCCGCCGATCCGCTGCCGCTGCTGGGCACGCCGTGGATCCTGATTGGCTGCTACTTCTCTATCGCGCTGCCGTTTATTTACCGCGCTATCAGCAACAACATGCAGGCGATTAACCTGCGTGATCTGATGGATGCCGCGCATCTGCTCGGGGCCAGCACCTGGAAAGCGGCACTGTTGGTGGTGCTGCCGAACCTGCGCAAGGGCGGGATGATTGCCGTGCTGTTGTCGTTTTCTTTCCTGATTGGCGAGTTTGTCTTCGCCAACCTGCTGGTGGGTAGCCAGTATGAAACGCTGCAGGTTTACCTGTTTAACATGCGTAACGGCAGTGGCCATTTCACCAGCGCACTGGTCATTTCTTATTTCGCCGTGGTGCTTATTGTCACCTGGTTGGCGAATTTGCTGAATAAAAATAAGGGCTAA
- the potA_2 gene encoding Spermidine/putrescine import ATP-binding protein PotA: MAYLNVTRLNKHYGQTQVFQDIDFTAEEGEFVTLLGPSGCGKSTLLRCLAGLTSVDSGQILLQGQDLVPVPPQKRGIGMVFQSYALFPNMTVEGNVAFGLKMQKLATGQIQQRVQEVLALVELTELAKRYPHQLSGGQCQRVALARSLVTRPRLLLLDEPLSALDARIRKHLREQIRRIQRELNLTAIFVTHDQEEALTLSDRIVLMNKGQIVQSGDAETLYTQPADVFAAGFIGNYNLLSAEQASVLTGNTYRGKVAVRPESMTLLPAGQGIAATILNHSLLGNVVRYRVKARGVELLVDVLNRSVEDLRPDGSEIGLHLETVTLREVA; the protein is encoded by the coding sequence ATGGCTTATCTCAACGTCACTCGCCTTAACAAACACTACGGCCAGACCCAGGTATTTCAGGATATCGATTTCACTGCCGAAGAAGGTGAGTTTGTCACTCTGCTCGGGCCGAGCGGCTGCGGCAAGTCTACGCTGCTGCGCTGTCTGGCGGGCCTGACTTCGGTCGACAGCGGGCAGATCCTGCTGCAGGGGCAGGATCTGGTGCCGGTGCCGCCGCAAAAACGCGGTATCGGCATGGTGTTTCAGAGCTATGCGCTGTTCCCGAACATGACGGTTGAAGGCAACGTGGCATTCGGCCTGAAAATGCAAAAGCTGGCGACCGGGCAGATCCAGCAGCGGGTGCAGGAGGTGCTGGCACTGGTGGAACTGACCGAACTGGCGAAGCGTTACCCGCATCAGCTTTCCGGCGGCCAGTGCCAACGGGTGGCGCTGGCGCGATCCCTGGTGACGCGCCCGCGCTTGTTATTGCTGGATGAACCGCTCTCGGCGCTGGATGCCCGTATCCGCAAACATCTGCGCGAACAGATCCGTCGGATCCAGCGTGAGCTGAACCTGACGGCGATCTTTGTCACCCACGATCAGGAAGAGGCGCTGACGCTGTCGGATCGCATCGTGCTGATGAACAAAGGGCAAATTGTACAAAGTGGCGATGCGGAAACCTTATACACCCAACCGGCCGACGTTTTCGCCGCCGGGTTTATCGGCAACTACAATCTGCTGAGCGCCGAACAGGCGTCGGTTTTGACCGGCAACACTTATCGCGGTAAGGTGGCTGTTCGCCCGGAGTCCATGACCTTACTGCCTGCCGGGCAGGGTATCGCCGCCACTATCCTTAACCACAGCCTGCTGGGCAACGTGGTGCGCTATCGGGTTAAGGCCCGTGGCGTAGAGTTGCTGGTCGACGTGCTCAACCGTTCGGTCGAGGATTTGCGGCCCGACGGCAGTGAAATTGGACTACACTTAGAAACTGTTACATTACGGGAAGTTGCATGA
- a CDS encoding sodium-dependent inorganic phosphate (Pi) transporter, with the protein MLTLLHLLSAVALLVWGTHIVRTGIMRVYGANLRRVLSDSVQKKPLAFVSGIGVTALVQSSNATALLVTSFVAQGLVGLTPALVIMLGADVGTALMARILTFDLSWLSPLLILVGVFLFLSRKQTRVGQMGRVCIGLGLIVLALELIVAAATPITQGAGVKVLFSSLTGDVMLDALTGALFAIVSYSSLAAVLLTATLTASGVISLKVALCLVIGANLGSGLLAVINTSGQNAAGRRVALGSLLFKLIGCVLVLPFVSYLADAMARLPGGNEELVIYFHVFYNLIRCLILIPLAGPMARLCETLIADVAADDPRLRPRHLDASALDTPTLALANAARETLRMGDVVEHMMILHREVLHGKIGQDKEVRRLDDDVDVLYTAIKLYLAQIQKEELGEEDSRRWAEIIEMALNLEQAGDIIERMTGDIASKSLAARRAFSAEGLAELDTLYERLIGNLRLSLSVFLSGDLTSAKRLRRSKHRFRILDRRYAHAHVDRLHQQNVQSIETSSLHLGLLGDMKRLNSLFAAVAYNVLDQDEKDDEREWEDTPSTL; encoded by the coding sequence GTGTTGACCCTTCTTCATCTGCTCTCTGCGGTGGCGCTGTTGGTGTGGGGTACCCACATCGTGCGCACCGGGATTATGCGGGTCTATGGCGCTAATTTGCGCCGAGTATTGAGCGACAGCGTGCAGAAAAAGCCGCTGGCGTTCGTCTCAGGTATCGGCGTGACCGCGCTGGTGCAAAGCAGCAACGCTACTGCGCTGCTGGTGACCTCTTTCGTCGCACAAGGGCTGGTGGGGCTGACGCCTGCACTGGTGATCATGCTCGGTGCCGACGTTGGTACCGCGCTGATGGCGCGCATCCTGACCTTTGATCTCTCCTGGTTGTCTCCGCTGCTGATCCTGGTCGGCGTGTTCCTGTTTCTCAGCCGCAAGCAAACTCGCGTGGGCCAAATGGGCCGAGTGTGTATTGGCCTGGGGCTGATTGTTCTGGCGCTGGAGCTGATCGTGGCTGCCGCAACGCCAATCACCCAAGGGGCAGGGGTGAAGGTGCTGTTCTCGTCATTGACCGGTGATGTGATGCTGGATGCCCTGACTGGCGCGTTGTTCGCCATTGTCAGCTATTCCAGTCTGGCGGCGGTGCTGCTGACGGCAACCCTGACCGCCTCCGGCGTGATCTCGCTGAAAGTGGCGCTGTGCCTGGTGATCGGTGCCAATCTTGGCAGTGGTCTGCTGGCGGTGATTAACACCAGCGGCCAGAATGCCGCCGGCCGTCGGGTGGCGCTAGGCAGCCTGCTGTTCAAGCTGATCGGTTGTGTGCTGGTGCTGCCCTTTGTCTCTTATCTGGCTGATGCGATGGCTCGGCTGCCCGGTGGCAACGAAGAGTTGGTGATTTATTTCCACGTGTTCTACAACCTGATCCGCTGCCTGATATTGATCCCGCTGGCCGGGCCGATGGCGCGGCTGTGCGAAACGCTGATCGCCGACGTAGCGGCTGACGATCCCCGGTTGCGACCACGGCATCTGGATGCCAGCGCGTTGGATACGCCGACGCTGGCGTTGGCCAATGCGGCGCGCGAGACCCTGCGCATGGGGGATGTGGTAGAACATATGATGATCCTGCACCGCGAAGTGCTGCACGGCAAGATTGGGCAGGATAAAGAGGTGCGCCGGTTGGACGATGACGTTGATGTGCTGTACACCGCCATCAAGCTGTATCTGGCGCAGATCCAGAAAGAGGAACTGGGCGAAGAGGATTCGCGACGTTGGGCAGAAATCATCGAAATGGCGCTCAACCTGGAGCAGGCCGGGGACATTATCGAACGCATGACCGGCGATATTGCGTCGAAGTCACTTGCGGCGCGGCGGGCGTTTTCAGCCGAAGGATTGGCGGAACTGGACACGCTGTATGAGCGACTGATTGGCAACCTGCGGTTAAGTCTGTCGGTGTTCCTGTCCGGTGACCTCACCAGCGCCAAGCGGCTGCGACGCTCCAAGCACCGCTTCCGTATTCTGGATCGCCGCTACGCGCATGCGCACGTCGATCGCCTGCACCAACAGAACGTGCAAAGCATCGAAACCAGTTCGCTGCATCTGGGGCTGCTGGGTGACATGAAACGTCTGAATTCCCTGTTCGCAGCGGTGGCGTATAACGTGCTGGATCAGGATGAGAAGGATGACGAGCGTGAGTGGGAGGACACCCCGAGCACGCTATAA
- the shlA_1 gene encoding Hemolysin precursor, with protein sequence MVSDTNLQLVSKKDTDVVGSKVTSVGKLDINAGGNINVSAAEQQQRIDEQKTALTVNGYAKEQGDKQYRAGLRIEHTSDSEKTTRSEQQSSMLSGGSVALKADKDVTFTGSKLTTTKGDASVSGDNVAFLAAENKTTSDTEKTKIGGGFYYTGGIDKVGSGIEGGYENSKTHSESRKAVTSGSDIAGNLTINAKDKLTQQGAQHQVGGKYQENADSVAHLAAIDSESSHTRKTDVGVDIGANIDYSAVTRPVERAVGKAAKLDANGVINEIGGIGAPNVGLDISANGGSSEKRSSSSQAVVSTITAGDIEVSASGKLQDSGTKYQATQGSVTLTADSHQSEAAQNSRQESNSETRGGASVRVYTTTGSDLTVDAKGEGGNKRSESGGSQAVTGSITAANGIDIKVKQDAVYQGTSLDAGKGKAQVKAEDGNIRFEQATDRNHESHSGFNVKVSAKGGTSPETKSFGAGLGGGHSKGASDGSSAQVSHLGGKQGVELEAGRGLTLQGSTVTSQGDVSLKAGDKVAIQAAKSHQTRKDDTLSGNIDIGGISTDNDKKSAGVISLGGAFDIAKVDESSTTQQGGKITSGGAVNITAKGNGDQALHLQGTEVKGSSVALNAEHGGVVLESAQNQEQKNNWNLGLKANVKGGQSFNKDANGKVDATSGSDTHTLGAGVKVGVDKLQKTTQGNSLISADEVTLNSGKDTTLAGARIDADRVQGNVGGDLHVESRKDSESSVKVNVDVGLSHTNDPASSITSKLSKVGTPHYAGKVKEKLEGGINKVADATTDKYNSVARRLDPKQDTTGAVSFSKADSKVTLPETLVGEKEKAPLWDRGARFLGNKSKESLTGPAGLQGQFKVNADVVNNDAVGVQSAISGKNDVTLNVQGNTHLTGGEIRSQQGEVTLGNGKLEQQDVASNRYQGGGHLDAAASAGALLGIAGKSVVNLETPVGGYINNQAADAKAGVFSGK encoded by the coding sequence TTGGTTTCCGATACCAACCTGCAGTTGGTCAGTAAAAAGGATACCGACGTGGTGGGCAGCAAGGTGACCAGCGTCGGCAAGCTGGACATCAACGCCGGTGGCAATATCAACGTCAGCGCCGCAGAGCAGCAGCAACGCATTGATGAGCAGAAAACCGCGCTGACTGTCAACGGTTATGCCAAAGAGCAAGGTGATAAGCAATACCGCGCCGGCCTACGAATTGAACATACCAGTGACAGCGAGAAAACCACCCGCAGCGAGCAACAGTCTTCGATGCTCAGTGGCGGCAGCGTAGCGTTGAAAGCGGATAAAGACGTGACTTTCACCGGTTCCAAACTGACGACCACTAAGGGTGATGCCAGCGTCAGCGGCGACAACGTCGCCTTCCTGGCGGCGGAAAACAAGACCACCAGCGACACCGAGAAAACCAAAATTGGCGGCGGTTTTTATTACACCGGTGGCATAGATAAAGTCGGTTCCGGTATCGAAGGCGGTTACGAGAACAGCAAAACACACTCGGAAAGCCGCAAGGCTGTGACTTCGGGCAGCGACATTGCCGGCAATCTGACCATTAACGCCAAGGACAAGCTGACCCAGCAAGGTGCCCAGCACCAGGTGGGCGGTAAATATCAGGAAAATGCCGACAGCGTCGCCCATCTGGCCGCTATCGACAGCGAAAGCAGCCACACCCGCAAAACCGACGTCGGCGTGGATATCGGTGCCAACATTGATTACAGCGCCGTCACCCGCCCGGTTGAGCGCGCGGTAGGGAAAGCCGCGAAGCTGGACGCCAACGGTGTAATTAACGAAATCGGCGGCATCGGCGCACCTAATGTAGGGCTGGATATCAGCGCCAATGGCGGCAGCAGCGAAAAGCGCAGCAGCAGTTCGCAGGCCGTGGTCAGCACCATTACCGCCGGGGATATTGAGGTATCCGCCAGCGGCAAACTGCAGGATAGCGGAACAAAATACCAGGCCACCCAGGGGAGCGTAACGCTGACGGCAGACAGCCACCAAAGTGAAGCGGCGCAAAACAGTCGGCAGGAAAGCAACAGCGAAACCCGCGGCGGTGCCAGCGTGCGCGTTTATACCACCACCGGCAGCGATCTGACCGTGGATGCCAAAGGTGAAGGCGGCAATAAGCGCAGCGAAAGCGGCGGCAGCCAGGCCGTTACCGGCAGCATCACCGCCGCCAATGGCATCGATATCAAGGTCAAGCAGGACGCGGTGTATCAGGGTACCTCGCTGGATGCCGGCAAGGGTAAGGCACAGGTGAAAGCGGAAGACGGCAACATTCGTTTCGAGCAGGCCACCGATCGCAACCATGAAAGCCACAGCGGCTTCAATGTCAAAGTGTCGGCCAAAGGCGGTACCTCACCGGAAACCAAAAGCTTCGGCGCCGGGCTGGGCGGCGGTCACAGCAAAGGGGCGAGCGATGGCAGCAGCGCACAGGTCAGCCACCTCGGCGGGAAGCAGGGCGTAGAGCTTGAGGCCGGTCGTGGACTGACGCTGCAAGGCAGCACGGTTACCAGCCAGGGTGACGTCTCGCTGAAGGCAGGCGATAAGGTTGCGATACAGGCAGCCAAGTCGCACCAAACGCGTAAGGACGACACGCTGTCAGGCAATATCGATATTGGTGGTATCAGCACCGACAACGACAAAAAAAGCGCGGGCGTCATTTCCCTCGGCGGCGCATTTGACATTGCCAAGGTCGATGAGTCCTCCACGACTCAACAGGGCGGCAAAATCACTAGCGGCGGCGCAGTGAACATTACCGCCAAAGGCAATGGCGACCAGGCGTTGCACCTGCAGGGAACCGAGGTCAAAGGCAGCAGCGTCGCCTTGAATGCCGAACACGGCGGTGTGGTGTTAGAGTCGGCGCAAAATCAGGAGCAGAAAAACAACTGGAACCTGGGGCTGAAGGCCAACGTCAAAGGCGGCCAATCCTTCAACAAGGATGCCAACGGCAAGGTTGACGCCACCAGCGGCAGCGACACCCATACTCTGGGTGCCGGAGTGAAGGTCGGCGTCGATAAGCTGCAGAAAACGACCCAGGGCAACAGCCTGATTAGCGCCGACGAAGTGACGCTCAACAGTGGCAAGGACACTACCCTGGCCGGCGCGCGAATCGATGCCGATCGCGTACAGGGCAACGTCGGTGGCGATCTGCACGTCGAGAGCCGTAAAGACAGCGAAAGCAGCGTCAAGGTCAACGTGGACGTCGGCCTGAGCCACACCAACGACCCGGCCAGCAGCATCACCTCCAAACTGTCGAAAGTGGGCACGCCGCACTATGCCGGCAAGGTGAAGGAGAAGCTGGAGGGCGGCATCAACAAGGTCGCTGACGCCACTACCGACAAGTACAACAGCGTGGCCCGTCGTCTCGATCCCAAACAGGATACCACCGGCGCGGTCAGTTTCAGCAAGGCCGATAGCAAAGTCACCCTGCCGGAAACGCTGGTCGGCGAAAAAGAGAAGGCCCCGCTGTGGGATCGCGGCGCTCGCTTCCTCGGCAACAAGTCCAAAGAGAGCCTGACCGGCCCCGCAGGGCTACAGGGCCAGTTCAAGGTCAACGCCGACGTGGTCAATAACGATGCGGTTGGCGTGCAGTCCGCCATCAGCGGGAAAAATGACGTGACGTTGAACGTGCAGGGCAACACCCATCTGACAGGCGGCGAGATCCGCAGCCAACAAGGCGAGGTGACGCTGGGTAACGGCAAGCTGGAGCAACAGGACGTGGCGAGCAATCGCTATCAGGGTGGCGGCCACCTCGATGCGGCCGCCTCGGCCGGCGCACTGCTGGGCATCGCCGGAAAAAGCGTGGTGAACCTGGAGACCCCGGTCGGTGGTTATATCAACAACCAGGCCGCCGATGCCAAGGCAGGAGTCTTTTCGGGTAAATAA